A single Pyxicephalus adspersus chromosome 8, UCB_Pads_2.0, whole genome shotgun sequence DNA region contains:
- the OMA1 gene encoding metalloendopeptidase OMA1, mitochondrial, whose amino-acid sequence MDLVRRLRMSHQKILLLHRLASSKTIPHGCSWNTNLLSTHSKRTRTELHKTFINRGPQTSPLSSRFHAGCRKTDGGQSSLLCNKVWSPGVISRLPQTFPAPRNLCANRIHTSARLNVLLPPHVWLFIKPIQKLLAIILGRSVRKWWKALPANKRQLFKENLQQNRWKLSLASLGLGFLIILFYFTSLEETPVTGRARLLVFRKEHYDLLTTLAYENMIEEFKDEILPEKDERYQQVQKIVQHLIACNSDLPEVAKIEWTLHVVDKPIVNAYVLPNGQIFVFTGILKSVADIDQLAFILCHEMAHAILDHTAEKASVSHLLDFLFMISLVMIWAICPLDSLAMFGQWIQSKLREYVLERPFSRTLETEADKVGIELAAKACIDVRASSVFWKQMMVVSDLGDEPRIPEWLSTHPSHER is encoded by the exons ATGGACCTTGTCCGCCGCCTCCGGATGTCCCATCAGAAGATTTTATTGCTGCACAGACTAGCCTCATCCAAAACAATCCCCCATGGATGCTCCTGGAACACAAATCTTCTCTCAACACACAGCAAGCGCACAAGGACAGAACTTCATAAGACTTTTATCAACCGCGGACCTCAAACTTCACCTCTGTCCTCCAGATTTCACGCCGGCTGCAGGAAGACCGACGGAGGACAGAGCTCATTACTGTGCAATAAAGTATGGAGCCCGGGGGTTATCTCCAGATTGCCACAAACTTTTCCAGCACCCCGGAACCTTTGTGCCAACAGAATCCACACCTCTGCCCGCTTGAATGTCCTGTTACCACCACATGTGTGGCTTTTTATCAAACCCATCCAGAAACTGCTTGCCATCATCCTGGGAAG gaGCGTACGGAAATGGTGGAAAGCTCTCCCGGCAAACAAACGCCagctttttaaagagaaccttcaGCAGAATCGATGGAAGTTATCTCTTGCTTCTTTAGGTTTGGGATTCCTAATCATTCTTTTCTATTTCACTTCTCTGGAGGAGACACCAGTCACAGGACGAGCGCGGCTCCTGGTTTTTAGGAAGGAGCATTATGACCTGCTGACTACACTGGCCTATGAAAAT atgattgaAGAGTTTAAGGATGAGATTCTTCCAGAGAAGGATGAACGTTATCAGCAGGTGCAGAAGATTGTCCAACATCTTATCGCCTGCAACAGCGACCTGCCCGAGGTGGCCAAGATTGAGTGGACACTACATGTGGTGGACAAACCGATCGTTAATGCTTATGTGCTGCCG aatggtCAGATATTTGTGTTCACCGGTATACTGAAGTCTGTGGCGGACATCGACCAGCTAGCTTTCATTCTGTGTCATGAAATGGCCCATGCTATTTTGGATCATACG GCAGAGAAGGCCAGTGTGAGCCATTTATTGGACTTCCTTTTTATGATTTCTCTAGTTATGATCTGGGCCATCTGCCCATTGGACAGCCTTGCAATGTTTGGCCAGTGGATCCAGTCCAAACTACGAGAG TATGTGTTAGAGAGACCATTCAGCCGGACATTGGAGACGGAAGCTGATAAAGTTGGAATTGAACTCGCTGCAAAG GCCTGCATTGATGTAAGGGCAAGTTCGGTGTTCTGGAAACAGATGATGGTGGTGTCAGATCTGGGGGACGAGCCTCGTATTCCTGAATGGCTTTCCACTCACCCATCGCACGAGAGGTGA